In Edaphobacter aggregans, the sequence CAAATTTGGAACCCAGCACTATGACATGACGATTTCGGCCGATGATTTCGCGGCATTCCTGCCCCGATACATATGGCACATGGAAGAACCGGTCTGTGAACCTCCGGCCATCGCACTTTATTATGTTTCCAAACTGGCGAAAAAATATGTTACGGTGCTTCTCTCAGGAGAAGGTGGAGACGAAGCATTTGCAGGTTACAGCAATTATCGAAACCTGGTTTGGCTTGAGCGTCTCAAGGCAAACGGCTCTTGGTTGAACAGCATCTTCGCCAAAGGATTTTCCCTCGCCGACTCATTGCTTGGCTCCCGTCGATTATCTGAATACGGGCCATTGATGAAGGAACACTTTCCGGACTATTACTACAGTCGCACGTCAAATCCCAATCGTTTTACTGGAAACGGGTTGGGTAAGGTTTACTCTTCTGATTTTGCGGAAGCAATTGACCGTGAACATAGTCTCGAACCAGTGCGCAGGCTGCAAAACCACGTCCGAGACCATAACACACTCGACGCGATGCTTTACATCGACACCAAGACCTGGTTGCCAGACGATCTTCTGATCAAAGCAGACAAAATGACGATGGCCAACTCGATTGAACTTCGCGTGCCATTGTTAGACCACCGAGTGTTGGAATTTGCAGCATCACTGCCTCCCAGTCTCAAACTGAAGGGTCACAATACGAAGTACATCTTGAAACAGGCACTCTCGCAGAAAATTCCAAATGAGATCCGCAATCGGAAAAAGGCTGGATTCCCAGTACCTTACGAATCGTGGCTTCGGAATGATCTAAAGGATGTCATCTGGGACGTGTTGACAGACAGCAAGACAATCAGCAGAGGCTATTTTCGCAAAGCTGCGATAGAAAGCTTGCTCAAGGCCAACTCGAACGGTGCCAACTACTCCAAAGAGATATTTTCTCTGCTCAGCCTTGAGTTGTGGCAACGAACATTTCTGGATAAGGAACAAGTTGCCTTATAGTAAATTGACGGAATCCGCGATTAGCCTCGCGGCCAAAGGGTTTTGGCGTACGCCATACCGCTTTAGGCTTGCACGCGCAATCGGCCCTTCATATTCATTGCGTTGCGTAGTCTTCCATAATATTTCGGACGTTCAGTCGCCGTTTACCAACGGTATTAGGGTTACCACTACTCCGAAGAAATTCGAAGGGGCGCTAAGATTTATAACCTCCTACTATGTTCCCGTACGCCTTCAAGATCTTCTAACAAATTGTGATGGCCGTGGGTTACCACCCCGCGCAATGCTTGTTACATTCGACGATGCCTATGCATCGGTTGCCGAGTGGGCCGCGCCTCTCTGCCGACAATTTGCCGTGCCAGCAGTTTTTTTTGTAAACGCTGCGTTTCTTGATAATCAACGCCTTGCACCGGACAATCTTGTCTGCTATGTCGCTAATGTGCTGGGAATGGAGACAATCAAAGCGGCGGTCCGCGCCGTCCCAGGCCGCGAAACCTTCCAACTGCACTCTCTTACCGATGTTTTCGGAAGTTTTTTTCCGGTCATCTCGCTAAGAGAAAGGGAGGCCTTTCTTGAAGCGTTGCGTCAATTGGCTGGTATCAACGAAAGTCGCCTTGCAAATGAAGCTTGCCTGTACATGACCAGCAAACAATTATGTAACCTAGGATCTTTCGACTTCGAAATCGGAAACCACACGTATACACACACACACTTCAGGTCTCTCTCGCAGCAGGATTTCGTTTCAGAAGTTGACAGGAATAAGGCGGAATTGGAGGCCTTGCTAGGAACAAAGATACGTTCATTTAGCCAGCCCTACGGTTCTGCTGAGGATCTCACTTGTGAGTTAGCGAAGCATCTCGAACGCTCAGGGCACCAAGCCATATTTTTGAGCGAGAGCGTTGCCAATCCTCGAAGGCTTGACCTGTCCCATCTCAACAGGATCAGTACCTGTGCCCCAAGTGATGACGCGCTGTTCTTCGAAATCGAAGTTTTGCCACGCCTTCGGGCGATACGAAATCGGATTTTCAAAACCCCGCTTCCATTTGCGGCGGCGTAAATTTGCTCATCGTTTAAAAGGACGCCTGAAAATCGAAAAAGCAACTGCCTTAGCGGAGAATGGTGCACACATCTCTCTCTCTCTCTCTCTCTCTCTCTCTCTCTCTCTCTCTCGATGCAAGTCCAAATGTTTATATTGGCTCAACTTAGTACAACGGTGGGCTTAACTAAATCTCCATGTCTAATTCTGTTTGGCAAGTTGAAGTGGACCGCGCAACGCCCGTCGAATGGTCACGGATGCTTGATCTTTTCGACGACGCGAACATCTATCAGACAGCAGCATATGGTAGCGTCCGTTGGGGTGAGAGAAGTTTGAGTCGTCTCGTATTAAAGAGAGACAACGAAGTCATGGGGATGGCCCAACTCAGAATCATTCGTCCCACTCCGCTCAAATTTGGGATGGCTTATCTGCGTTGGGGGCCCCTCTGGGAACGGCGTTGCCGGACTCTCGATCCCGAGGTTCCTATTCGTCTGGCCGCTGCTATTGAGGAAGAATACTCTAAAACGAGGAAACTCTTCGTGAGCATTCTTCCTAACGCTTTTACCGGATCGCCGCGGGCCGAAGTATTTCAGTCTGCTTTTTCGAAATTTGTTCGGGATGCCAACGGACCTGGTGATATATACCGAACTTTCCTTATGGATATTAGTCCGCCACTTGAAGAGTTGCGGAGCAAACTCGATGCGAAATGGCGAAACAAGCTTAAGGGATCCGAAAAAAATAATTTGACAGTGATCTCTGGAAATGGGAGGGAAGAGTATCGCACCTTCAGCGAGATCTACTCCCAGATGCGCCGGCGCAAGGCGTTTCAAACGACAGTAGATGTTGATGAATTCGGGCGGATACAGGAGGCTCTCCCGGAATCACAACGCTTGCGCGTTCTGATCTGTCAAAATGAGGGTGTTCCCGTGGCTGGCCTCGTTGCCTCGGCGATGGGCGAATCCGCTATTTACCTGCTTGGCGCCACCAGTGACGCCGGATTGAATTCCAAGGGCGCCTATCTCTTACAGTGGACCTTGATTTCTTGGCTCAAGAAACACGGTATTAAATCGTATGACCTCGGAGGTATTGATCCCGAAGGGAATCCGGGCGTCCATTATTTCAAGAGAGGGCTTTCGGGCGTGGACATTTGTCAGATTAGCCCATTCTTTGTGTCAGAGAGCGTCGTCTCTTCCGGGGTCGCCATGATAGGTCTGGGAATCCAACGCACGCTTCACTTCTCCTTAGGAGCTCTAAACCGTGGCCACTTCATCAAACAGCCTGCGGCCAGAAGTTAGGCAAATGTCGCCTTCAACCACATCCATAGAAATATCCGTCGTCATCGTTGGCTGGAATGCCAAGCATTATCTGGAGTTATGTCTCGAAAGCCTAGCCGAAGCTCCTCCGCGGCGTAGCATGGAAGTTCTAGTTATCGATAATGCATCTACGGACGACTCGGTCGAGATGATCGAAGCCAAATTTCCCTGGGCGAAATTGATTAAGAGTGAGGAAAACTTAGGTTTCGCTAAGGGAAATAATGTGGCCATCCGGCAGTGCAAAGGACGTTATATCGCGCTCGTGAATCCGGATGTGATCGTATTTCCAGGTTGCCTAGACACGCTTGCGGACTTTCTCGATCAGAATCCAAAAGTGGGAAATGTGGGGCCGCGCGTTTTCAATCCGGATATGACTCAGCAAAGCACCTGCCGGCGGTTTCCCACGCTGTGGAACAATTTTTGTTCCGTAACCCGCTTAGAAAGGATATTCAAAGCTTCCTATTTTTTCGCGGGGGAGCACATGTTCTACTTTCCGCATGACCGCATGCTGGCGGTAGATGTCATCGTGGGTTGTTTCTCGATGATTCGTCGAGAAGCTTTTGATGACGTGGGACTACTCGATGAAGGCTTGTTCATGTACGGGGATGATGTCGATTGGTGCCGTCGTGCTAGAAATGCCGGATGGCAGGTAATTTTCTGTCCAGAAGCACGTGCCATCCATGACCAGGGCAAAACCACAGCCCCATTTCCTGTTCGCTTTGCAGTCGCGCAACAGCGCTCGGTTTTGCACTATTGGAAAAAACACCACACGTTTCTGGGTGTGTTAGGAATCCGGAGTCTCATGTTTTTCCGTCATTTGCCTCGCTACGTGGTCGCGGGTCTTACAAGTCTTGCGTTTCCCCGGAAAAATTCAGAAAGCGAAGTACGAAAACGGGTGAGCGCTGCTTGCCTGAAACAACTCGTCTATGGCAGTGTGCGGAACTCAGATTGAGAAACGGCCAGTGTTATGAGCATTTCTAATGCTATTTTGCGCTCTACGGTATATCTCAAGCGACATGGCTTGGTGGCAACGATACGCCGCGTCCAACTCGCTGGAAACCGAGCGCTTTTCGCAGACCGCATGGCGGTCCTGTACTGCGATCTGAGCGAGCGAGGTTTGCCGCAGATAAATGTTCCGGTAGTCCTGAAAGTGAAACGCCTCAGATCTTTAACTGAACTCAGCGCGGAAAATTTGAAAACAATGACCAGCTTCTGGAACCCAAAA encodes:
- the asnB gene encoding asparagine synthase (glutamine-hydrolyzing); translation: MCGICGKFAFGPNETVSPELVRAMAATIRHRGPDDEGYYVSGPVGLGFRRLSIIDLQSGHQPLSNEDGSIWIVFNGEIYNYQELRSLLLSKGHVFKTKTDTEVIIHLYEEYGPDCLKELRGMFAFAIWDGNAKTLFLARDRVGIKPLYYCLDDSCLVFASEIKAILADPSIDRQIAPELIDRFLTFLYVPGEETLLNGISKLAPGHYLLVNDGKAIIRQYWDLRFREPLEAVSAQDAEAGLRDLLIETVGLHMIADVPVGILLSGGIDSTGILSLAVNATDKKISTFTVGFSGNEIADERPFARLVADKFGTQHYDMTISADDFAAFLPRYIWHMEEPVCEPPAIALYYVSKLAKKYVTVLLSGEGGDEAFAGYSNYRNLVWLERLKANGSWLNSIFAKGFSLADSLLGSRRLSEYGPLMKEHFPDYYYSRTSNPNRFTGNGLGKVYSSDFAEAIDREHSLEPVRRLQNHVRDHNTLDAMLYIDTKTWLPDDLLIKADKMTMANSIELRVPLLDHRVLEFAASLPPSLKLKGHNTKYILKQALSQKIPNEIRNRKKAGFPVPYESWLRNDLKDVIWDVLTDSKTISRGYFRKAAIESLLKANSNGANYSKEIFSLLSLELWQRTFLDKEQVAL
- a CDS encoding polysaccharide deacetylase family protein, which produces MLVTFDDAYASVAEWAAPLCRQFAVPAVFFVNAAFLDNQRLAPDNLVCYVANVLGMETIKAAVRAVPGRETFQLHSLTDVFGSFFPVISLREREAFLEALRQLAGINESRLANEACLYMTSKQLCNLGSFDFEIGNHTYTHTHFRSLSQQDFVSEVDRNKAELEALLGTKIRSFSQPYGSAEDLTCELAKHLERSGHQAIFLSESVANPRRLDLSHLNRISTCAPSDDALFFEIEVLPRLRAIRNRIFKTPLPFAAA
- a CDS encoding lipid II:glycine glycyltransferase FemX; its protein translation is MSNSVWQVEVDRATPVEWSRMLDLFDDANIYQTAAYGSVRWGERSLSRLVLKRDNEVMGMAQLRIIRPTPLKFGMAYLRWGPLWERRCRTLDPEVPIRLAAAIEEEYSKTRKLFVSILPNAFTGSPRAEVFQSAFSKFVRDANGPGDIYRTFLMDISPPLEELRSKLDAKWRNKLKGSEKNNLTVISGNGREEYRTFSEIYSQMRRRKAFQTTVDVDEFGRIQEALPESQRLRVLICQNEGVPVAGLVASAMGESAIYLLGATSDAGLNSKGAYLLQWTLISWLKKHGIKSYDLGGIDPEGNPGVHYFKRGLSGVDICQISPFFVSESVVSSGVAMIGLGIQRTLHFSLGALNRGHFIKQPAARS
- a CDS encoding glycosyltransferase family 2 protein — translated: MATSSNSLRPEVRQMSPSTTSIEISVVIVGWNAKHYLELCLESLAEAPPRRSMEVLVIDNASTDDSVEMIEAKFPWAKLIKSEENLGFAKGNNVAIRQCKGRYIALVNPDVIVFPGCLDTLADFLDQNPKVGNVGPRVFNPDMTQQSTCRRFPTLWNNFCSVTRLERIFKASYFFAGEHMFYFPHDRMLAVDVIVGCFSMIRREAFDDVGLLDEGLFMYGDDVDWCRRARNAGWQVIFCPEARAIHDQGKTTAPFPVRFAVAQQRSVLHYWKKHHTFLGVLGIRSLMFFRHLPRYVVAGLTSLAFPRKNSESEVRKRVSAACLKQLVYGSVRNSD